Sequence from the Euzebyales bacterium genome:
GGTCGCGCGCCGTCGGTCCCGGCCGCGCACCCGGTCATGGCAGGTCCACCTGGCTGTGGTCGCCGACCATCAGGCGGTGCGCCCGCGGGCGGCGGTCGCTACGGCCGACGCGCGCCTCCTTGCCGATCAGCGAGTCCTCCAGCCGTTCCACGCCGCGGATCTCGCTGTGGTCCAGGATCACCGAGTGTTCGATCGTGGAGTCGACGATCTCGCAGTCCGGAGCGATCGACGTGTAGGGCCCGACGAACGTCCGCACCAGTCGGGTGCCGCGGCCGATGATCGCCGGCCCCCGCACGAAGCTGTCGACCAGCTCGGCACCGGGTTCGATGATGACCCGACCCTGGGTGCCACTGCCGGCGTGCAGCAGTCCTTCGACGCTGGGGACCAGCGCGTCGAGCACGATGCGGTTGGCCTCCAACAGGTCCTCGAGCTTGCCGGTGTCCTTCCACCAGCCCGTCTCGACCACGTGGGCGTCCACCGGGTCGCCGTTGTCGATCAGCCACTGGATGGCATCGGTGATCTCCAGTTCGCCGCGCGGCGCCGGTGGGATCGCGCGTGCCGCGTCGATGATGCGCGACGAGAACAGGTACACGCCGACCAATGCGAGATCGGACGGCGGGTCGGCGGGCTTCTCGACCAGTCGCACCACACGGCCGTCCGCGTCGAGCACCGCGACGCCGAACTGCTGCGGCTGCTCGACCTTGGCGAGCATGACCTGCGCCGCGGACGATCCCGCGCGGAACTGCTCGACGAAGTCGACGATCCCACTGGTGAGCAGGTTGTCGCCCAGGTACATGACGAAGTCGTCGCCGTCGAGGAAGTCGGAGGCGACGAGCACTGCGTGGGCCAGCCCCAGCGGCTCGGGCTGATGGATGTAGGTGACGTTCAGTCCGTACCGCGACCCGTCACCGACGTGTGCACGGATCTCGCGGTGGGTCTCGCCCACGACGACGCCGGCCTCCGTGATGCCCGCCTCGGCGATCGCCTCCAGCCCGAAGTCCAGGACGGGGCGGTTGCCGATGGGTACGAGTTGCTTGGCGCTGGTGTGCGTGATCGGGCGCAGTCGTGTGCCGGCACCACCCGACAACACAAGACCCTTCATCTACCGGCTCCCACGCGCATCGCTCCACCCGTTGCGGGACGTCTGGACGTCGCCCGGTTCCCGTCCGGTCCGGCCGACCACCACCCGAGCGTAGTGGCCCGGTGCGCAGACACCAACCTGGGCTGGCCGCACGGCGGGTCAGGTGTCGCTGCACGGGATGTGCCGTAGACTCGCCACGACCGACGGGAGTGATCAGCGTACGCCGTCGGCTCGCGCACCGCCCAGGTGTCCCCCGCCGGATCGGCACCACCGCGCGGCAGGGCGCACCACCGACGAGGCCGCATGACATCCGCCAACCAGTCCGAGCTCGCAGCCACCACACGCCGGGACGATCCCGGCGCCGTGGTCGACGACCCCGCCGTGCGGGTGCCGCCGAAGATGCGCCCGGCGCTGTACAGCGTGGTCATTCCGGTGTTCAACAGCGCCGACATCGTCGGCGAGACGATCGACCGCACGGTCGCCTTCTTCCGTGAGCACGGGCTGACCTTCGAGATCGTCTGCGTCAACGACGGCAGCCGCGACGACAGCTGGCAGGTGCTCGAGGCGAAGGCGGCCCAGAATCGGGAGGTCGTCCCGATCAACCTGCTGCGCAACTACGGCCAGCACAACGCGAACCTCTGCGGCTTCCGCCACGCGCGCGGCGACTGGATCGTCACCATCGACGACGACCTGCAGAACCCACCGGAGGAGATCCTCAACCTGCTCGTCGCGGCCGACGCCGGCGATCACGACGTCGTGTTCGGCAGGTTCGACCGCAAGCAGGCGGCCGGCCACCGCCGACTGGGCAGCCTGGTCATCGGGATGATCAACCGGCGCGTGTTCGGTCAGCCGCGCGACCTGGTCGTCAGCAACTTCCGCCTGCTGCGGCGCGACGTGGTGGACCGCATCTGCGCCGATCGCTCGGCGTTCCCCTACATCACCGGCCTGGCGCTGCTGTACTCGCGCAACCGGGGCAACACAGGCGTGCGGCACGCGCCGCGCGCCACCGGTCACAGCAACTACAACTTCCTGCGCATCACCCGGCTGGTCCTGACGATCCTCTTCAGCTACTCGGCGTTCCCGCTCCGGCTGTCGGCGGTGCTCGGCGCGATCGTCGCGCTCGTGGCGTTCGCGACGGGCGCCGTCTACCTCGTCGCCGGGCTGATGGGCGCAACGCGCGTGCAGGGCTGGACGTCGCTCATCGTGCTGCTGTCGTTCTTCAACGGTGTGACGATCCTGATGCTGTCGATGCTGGGCGAGTACATCGTCCGCACGTTGAACCAGACGAGCTCGCGCGAGCCGTACCACGTACTGGAGATCATCCGGCACGAATCCGGTGACGAGGGCGCGGCCCCGCCGGACGCGGTCTGACTCCAGGGATTCCCGGCGCTCTCCGATGTGCCGGTGAGGCTCGACGAGACACCGGCCGACGCGGCCTGACACCCGGGGCGCCGGCGCTCTCGGACCCGGCCCGGTGACGCCCGACGTGAGCCCGCGCCAGCGGTCCGACGCCTCGACCGCGGTGCCCACGACGCCTATGTGGCGTCCACCATCCGAGATGGGTGACCGCCCGCGCCGACATGGGTGACCACCACCGAGTTGCGGCGACCGCAACGCTCATACCGTGCCTCCAAGGCCTGCGACCCGGGCCCCGGCGACCCGCCCGCCACGTCTGGAGACACCATGAGCACCGCTGTGTACGACCGGCTCGACGCGTCGAAGGAGCTCGCGGTCGTGACCGCACCGCCCGACGTCGTCACGCGGGCGCCGGAGACGACCGTGACCCGCGAGGGAATGCGCGCAGGACTGCGCGACATGGCCCCGATGACCGTCGCCATCGCGCCGTTCGCCATGGTGCTGGGCGTCGCGATCGGCGCGTCGGTGGTCCCGGACCTCCTCGGCGCCGTCATGGCGCCGGTGCTGTACGCGGGGTCGGCCAACTTCGCCGCCATCGCCGTGCTCGACGCCGGCGGCACGGCGTTCATCGCCGCCCTGACCGCCATCGTCGTCAACATCCGATTCATGATGTACGGGGCCGCGCTGGCGGGGCGCTTCGATGATCAGCCCCGCTGGTTCCGTTGGCTGGGCCCGTGGTTCATCATCGACCAGCTCTTCGCCCTGGCGTCGTCACGCGACGAGCAGGACCCGGTCTGGTTCCGCGCCTACTGGCTGTCGGCGGCCGCACTCATCGGTGGGATCTTCACCGCGATGGTCGTCGTGGGCATCCTGCTCGGTCCGGTCCTGCCGACCGGCGCCGGCCTCCAGTTCACGGTGCCCGCAATGTTCCTTGCCCTGCTTGTCGGCCAGCTGCGTGACAGGCCGGCGTTGGTCGCCGCCATCGCCGGCGCCGGCGTCACCGCCCTCGCCCTCGACCTGCCCCACGGTCTCGGCCTCATGGCCGGTGCCGTCGCCGGTGCCGCCGCCGGCGCGATCACCCGGAGGATGTCATGACCGCCACGTTCGCACTCGTCGGCGCCGCCGCCGGCAGCTACCTGCTGCGCATCGCCTTCGTCACCCTGATCGACGTCGACCGGCTGCCGGCGACGGTCCGCGCGTCGCTCGCGTACGTCGGCCCGGCTGTCACCGCCGCCATCGTGGTCTCGTCGCTGGCCGGCGGCGCCGGCCGCGCCGGCCTGGCACTGTCGGCCGCACACGTCGCGGGACTCGCGGCCGCCGCGCTGATCGCGTGGCGCACGAAGTCGCTGCTGTGGGCGCTGGGCG
This genomic interval carries:
- a CDS encoding glucose-1-phosphate thymidylyltransferase, coding for MKGLVLSGGAGTRLRPITHTSAKQLVPIGNRPVLDFGLEAIAEAGITEAGVVVGETHREIRAHVGDGSRYGLNVTYIHQPEPLGLAHAVLVASDFLDGDDFVMYLGDNLLTSGIVDFVEQFRAGSSAAQVMLAKVEQPQQFGVAVLDADGRVVRLVEKPADPPSDLALVGVYLFSSRIIDAARAIPPAPRGELEITDAIQWLIDNGDPVDAHVVETGWWKDTGKLEDLLEANRIVLDALVPSVEGLLHAGSGTQGRVIIEPGAELVDSFVRGPAIIGRGTRLVRTFVGPYTSIAPDCEIVDSTIEHSVILDHSEIRGVERLEDSLIGKEARVGRSDRRPRAHRLMVGDHSQVDLP
- a CDS encoding glycosyltransferase family 2 protein; the encoded protein is MTSANQSELAATTRRDDPGAVVDDPAVRVPPKMRPALYSVVIPVFNSADIVGETIDRTVAFFREHGLTFEIVCVNDGSRDDSWQVLEAKAAQNREVVPINLLRNYGQHNANLCGFRHARGDWIVTIDDDLQNPPEEILNLLVAADAGDHDVVFGRFDRKQAAGHRRLGSLVIGMINRRVFGQPRDLVVSNFRLLRRDVVDRICADRSAFPYITGLALLYSRNRGNTGVRHAPRATGHSNYNFLRITRLVLTILFSYSAFPLRLSAVLGAIVALVAFATGAVYLVAGLMGATRVQGWTSLIVLLSFFNGVTILMLSMLGEYIVRTLNQTSSREPYHVLEIIRHESGDEGAAPPDAV
- a CDS encoding AzlD domain-containing protein, with translation MTATFALVGAAAGSYLLRIAFVTLIDVDRLPATVRASLAYVGPAVTAAIVVSSLAGGAGRAGLALSAAHVAGLAAAALIAWRTKSLLWALGAAMATFTIVGFVS
- a CDS encoding AzlC family ABC transporter permease, with amino-acid sequence MSTAVYDRLDASKELAVVTAPPDVVTRAPETTVTREGMRAGLRDMAPMTVAIAPFAMVLGVAIGASVVPDLLGAVMAPVLYAGSANFAAIAVLDAGGTAFIAALTAIVVNIRFMMYGAALAGRFDDQPRWFRWLGPWFIIDQLFALASSRDEQDPVWFRAYWLSAAALIGGIFTAMVVVGILLGPVLPTGAGLQFTVPAMFLALLVGQLRDRPALVAAIAGAGVTALALDLPHGLGLMAGAVAGAAAGAITRRMS